The Pseudomonas eucalypticola genome has a window encoding:
- the uppS gene encoding polyprenyl diphosphate synthase has protein sequence MEKTKLTVPASVPRHVAIIMDGNNRWAKKRLLPGIAGHKAGVDAVRAVIEVCAEAKVEVLTLFAFSSENWQRPAEEVGALMELFLTALRREARRLNENRISLRIIGDRSRFHPELQASMREAEALTAGSDRFVLQIAANYGGQWDIAQAAQRLAREVQAGHLRPDDITPELLQTCLATGDLPLPDLCIRTGGERRISNFLLWQLAYAELYFSDLFWPDFKHDAMRTALADFASRQRRFGKTSEQVEAGARA, from the coding sequence ATGGAAAAGACCAAGCTGACTGTGCCGGCCTCGGTACCGCGACACGTTGCGATCATCATGGATGGGAATAATCGCTGGGCGAAAAAGCGCTTGCTGCCCGGTATCGCCGGGCACAAGGCTGGCGTGGACGCCGTTCGTGCGGTCATCGAGGTGTGTGCTGAGGCCAAGGTCGAGGTCCTGACGCTCTTCGCCTTCTCCAGTGAAAACTGGCAGCGGCCGGCCGAAGAGGTCGGGGCGCTGATGGAGCTGTTCCTCACGGCATTGCGCCGCGAGGCACGGCGGCTGAATGAGAACCGCATCAGCCTGCGGATCATCGGTGATCGCTCGCGCTTTCACCCTGAGCTGCAGGCGTCCATGCGTGAAGCCGAGGCGTTGACCGCTGGCAGCGACCGCTTCGTGCTGCAGATCGCCGCCAATTACGGCGGCCAGTGGGACATCGCCCAGGCTGCCCAGCGGCTGGCGCGCGAAGTCCAGGCCGGGCATTTGCGCCCGGACGATATCACCCCCGAGTTGCTGCAAACCTGCCTGGCCACGGGCGACTTGCCGTTGCCCGACCTGTGCATCCGCACCGGTGGCGAGCGGCGCATCAGCAACTTCCTGCTTTGGCAGCTGGCCTACGCCGAGCTGTATTTCTCCGACCTGTTCTGGCCGGACTTCAAACACGACGCCATGCGCACTGCGCTGGCCGATTTCGCTTCGCGCCAGCGCCGCTTCGGTAAGACCAGCGAGCAGGTGGAAGCCGGAGCCCGTGCTTAA
- the ispC gene encoding 1-deoxy-D-xylulose-5-phosphate reductoisomerase, whose translation MSKPQRITVLGATGSIGLSTLDVIARHPDRYQVFALSGFSRLDELLALCVKHRPQCVVVPDAAGAQRMQAGLRAAGLAAEVLVGEEGLCQVAADPSVDAVMAAIVGAAGLRPTLAAVEAGKKVLLANKEALVMSGALFMEAVRRSGALLLPIDSEHNAIFQCLPRDFSPGLGRVGVRRILLTASGGPFRETPLAQLEQVTPEQACAHPNWSMGRKISVDSASMMNKGLELIEACWLFDARPHQVEVVVHRQSVIHSMVDYVDGSVLAQMGNPDMRTPIAHALSWPERIDSGVAPLDLFAVGRLDFEAPDELRFPCLRLARQAAEAGNSAPTMLNAANEVAVAAFLERRIRYPEIARMIEDVVSLEPVVALDALDAVFAADTRARELAGQWLNRHGR comes from the coding sequence GTGAGCAAGCCTCAACGGATCACCGTATTGGGTGCCACGGGCTCCATCGGCCTGAGCACCCTGGACGTCATCGCGCGTCACCCCGACCGCTACCAGGTGTTTGCCCTCAGCGGCTTCTCGCGCCTGGACGAGTTGCTCGCCTTGTGTGTCAAGCACCGGCCTCAGTGCGTGGTGGTGCCTGACGCCGCTGGCGCTCAGCGCATGCAGGCTGGCCTGCGGGCCGCGGGCCTGGCTGCCGAAGTGCTGGTGGGTGAGGAGGGGCTGTGCCAGGTGGCGGCCGACCCGAGCGTGGACGCCGTGATGGCGGCCATCGTCGGCGCGGCGGGCCTGCGCCCGACCCTGGCGGCCGTGGAAGCCGGCAAGAAGGTGTTGCTGGCCAACAAGGAAGCGCTGGTGATGTCCGGCGCGCTGTTCATGGAAGCTGTACGCCGCAGTGGCGCGTTGTTACTGCCTATCGACAGCGAGCACAATGCCATTTTCCAGTGCCTGCCCCGTGATTTTTCCCCGGGGCTGGGCCGGGTGGGTGTGCGTCGAATCCTGCTGACCGCCAGTGGTGGCCCGTTCCGCGAGACGCCGTTGGCACAACTGGAACAGGTCACGCCGGAGCAGGCCTGCGCGCACCCCAATTGGTCCATGGGCCGCAAGATCTCGGTCGACTCGGCCAGCATGATGAACAAGGGCCTGGAACTGATCGAGGCGTGCTGGCTGTTCGACGCTCGGCCCCATCAGGTCGAGGTGGTGGTGCATCGCCAAAGTGTGATTCACTCCATGGTCGATTATGTCGACGGTTCGGTGCTGGCCCAGATGGGCAACCCGGACATGCGCACCCCCATCGCTCACGCCCTCTCGTGGCCTGAGCGTATCGACTCCGGGGTGGCGCCGCTGGACCTGTTTGCGGTAGGGCGCCTGGATTTCGAGGCGCCGGACGAGCTGCGGTTTCCTTGCCTGCGCCTGGCTCGCCAGGCCGCGGAGGCCGGCAACAGCGCGCCGACGATGCTCAATGCCGCCAACGAAGTGGCGGTGGCGGCATTTCTCGAGCGGCGCATCCGTTATCCGGAGATCGCGCGTATGATCGAGGATGTCGTGAGCCTGGAGCCTGTCGTTGCGCTGGACGCGCTGGACGCGGTGTTTGCCGCCGACACACGGGCAAGGGAGCTGGCCGGGCAATGGTTGAATCGCCACGGGCGCTGA
- the tsf gene encoding translation elongation factor Ts — MAEITAALVKELRERTGEGMMDCKKALTKAGGDIEKAIDDMRASGAIKAAKKAGNVAAEGAIAVKVAADNKSAVILEVNSQTDFLALQDDFKNFVTASVEKALEDKLTDAAPLIAAQEAAREALVAKVGENVNIRRLVRVEGDVVDAYLHGNKIGVVVALKGGNAELAKDIAMHVAASNPEFLLPSEVSAEAIEREKAVFLQLNEDKIKGKPENIVANMIDGRIKKFLAEASLVEQAFVKNPEIKVGELAKKGGAEIVSFTYFKVGEGIEKPVDNFAEEVAAQLAAAKQ, encoded by the coding sequence ATGGCAGAAATTACTGCAGCGTTGGTCAAAGAACTGCGCGAGCGTACCGGCGAAGGCATGATGGACTGCAAGAAAGCCCTGACCAAGGCTGGCGGCGACATCGAGAAAGCGATCGACGACATGCGTGCCTCGGGCGCCATCAAGGCCGCCAAGAAGGCTGGCAACGTTGCCGCCGAAGGCGCCATTGCTGTCAAGGTTGCTGCTGACAACAAGTCCGCCGTCATCCTGGAAGTCAACTCGCAGACCGACTTCCTGGCCCTGCAGGACGACTTCAAGAACTTCGTCACCGCCAGCGTTGAAAAAGCCCTGGAAGACAAACTGACCGACGCAGCCCCGCTGATCGCCGCTCAGGAAGCCGCGCGCGAAGCCCTGGTTGCCAAAGTTGGCGAAAACGTCAACATCCGCCGCCTTGTTCGCGTAGAAGGTGACGTGGTCGACGCTTACCTGCACGGTAACAAGATCGGTGTCGTGGTTGCCCTGAAAGGCGGCAACGCCGAGCTGGCCAAAGACATCGCCATGCACGTGGCCGCCAGCAACCCTGAGTTCCTGCTGCCGTCGGAAGTTTCGGCCGAAGCCATCGAGCGCGAAAAAGCCGTGTTCCTGCAGCTGAACGAAGACAAGATCAAAGGCAAGCCTGAGAACATCGTTGCCAACATGATCGACGGTCGTATCAAGAAGTTCCTGGCCGAGGCTTCCCTGGTCGAGCAGGCGTTCGTCAAGAACCCTGAGATCAAGGTTGGCGAACTGGCCAAGAAAGGCGGCGCTGAAATCGTTTCGTTCACCTACTTCAAAGTCGGTGAAGGCATCGAGAAGCCAGTCGACAACTTCGCTGAAGAAGTTGCCGCCCAGCTGGCTGCTGCCAAGCAGTAA
- a CDS encoding OmpH family outer membrane protein: MRKLTQMVLLAATLAATATPAFADMKIAVLNYQMALLESDAAKQYAVDAEKKFGPQLTKLKALESSAKGIQDRLVSGGDKLPQGDREKLELDFKQKARDFQFQSKELNEAKANADRDMLKQLKPKLDGAVEEVIKNGGFDLVLERGAVIDVKPQYDITRQVIERMNKAR, from the coding sequence GTGCGTAAGTTGACTCAAATGGTTCTTCTGGCTGCCACCCTGGCCGCTACCGCTACCCCCGCGTTCGCTGACATGAAAATTGCCGTGCTGAACTATCAGATGGCCCTGCTGGAGTCTGACGCGGCCAAGCAATACGCCGTGGACGCCGAGAAGAAATTCGGCCCGCAACTGACCAAGCTCAAGGCGCTGGAAAGCAGTGCCAAGGGCATCCAGGACCGCCTGGTCAGCGGCGGCGACAAGCTGCCACAAGGCGACCGCGAGAAGCTGGAACTGGACTTCAAGCAAAAGGCCCGCGACTTCCAGTTCCAGTCCAAGGAACTGAACGAAGCCAAGGCCAATGCTGACCGCGACATGCTGAAACAACTGAAACCGAAGCTGGACGGTGCCGTTGAAGAAGTCATCAAGAATGGCGGCTTTGACCTGGTGCTCGAGCGCGGCGCAGTGATCGATGTCAAACCGCAATATGACATCACTCGCCAAGTCATCGAGCGCATGAACAAAGCGCGCTGA
- the frr gene encoding ribosome recycling factor, with product MINEIKKDAQERMQKSLESLAHAFSRIRTGQAHPSILGGVMVPYYGADTPLNQVANVTVKDSRTLQVVAFERNMLSAVDKAIQSSGLGFNPTNLGELLLITMPALTEETRKGFTKQAREAAEDGRVAVRNIRRDALGQLKDLVKEKEISEDEERRAADDIQKLTDKFVAEIEVAVKQKEADLMAV from the coding sequence ATGATCAACGAAATCAAGAAAGACGCGCAAGAGCGCATGCAGAAATCCCTGGAGTCGCTGGCCCACGCGTTCAGCCGCATCCGTACCGGTCAGGCCCACCCCAGCATCCTGGGCGGCGTGATGGTGCCTTACTATGGTGCCGACACCCCCCTGAACCAGGTCGCCAACGTGACCGTGAAAGACTCGCGTACCCTGCAGGTCGTGGCGTTCGAACGCAACATGCTGTCGGCCGTCGACAAGGCCATCCAGAGCTCGGGCCTGGGTTTCAACCCGACCAACCTGGGTGAACTGCTGCTGATCACCATGCCGGCACTGACCGAGGAAACCCGCAAGGGCTTCACCAAGCAGGCGCGTGAAGCCGCTGAAGACGGCCGTGTTGCCGTGCGCAACATTCGTCGCGACGCCCTGGGCCAGCTGAAAGACCTGGTCAAGGAAAAGGAAATCAGCGAAGACGAAGAGCGCCGCGCCGCTGACGACATCCAGAAGCTGACGGACAAATTCGTGGCCGAAATCGAAGTGGCCGTGAAGCAGAAAGAAGCCGATTTGATGGCTGTATAA
- the rseP gene encoding sigma E protease regulator RseP, producing MSALYMIVGTLVALGVLVTFHEFGHFWVARRCGVKVLRFSVGFGMPLVRWHDRQGTEYVVAAIPLGGYVKMLDEREGDVPVEQLDQAFNRKRVGQRIAIVAAGPVANFLLALFFFWVLAMLGSQQVRPVIGSVEAGSIAALAGLPANAEIVSVDGEATSGWSQVNLQLVRRLGETGSLQINVRPQGASADEPHTLALDHWLQGTDEPDPIRSLGIRPWRPALEPVLAELDPKGPAQAAGLKTGDRLLALDGKALGDWQQVVDQVRERPDAKVTLRVQRDGQSLEVPVTLASRGEGKDAAGYLGAGVKAVQWPAEMTREVSYGPVAAIGEGARRTWTMSVLTLDSLKKMLFGELSVKNLSGPITIAKVAGASAQSGVGDFLNFLAYLSISLGVLNLLPIPVLDGGHLLFYLIEWVRGRPVSDRVQGWGIQIGISLVVGVMLLALINDLGRL from the coding sequence ATGAGTGCGCTCTACATGATTGTCGGTACCCTGGTGGCATTGGGTGTACTGGTCACTTTTCACGAATTCGGCCATTTCTGGGTCGCGCGGCGCTGTGGCGTGAAGGTGCTGCGGTTTTCCGTGGGCTTTGGCATGCCGCTGGTGCGCTGGCATGATCGCCAGGGCACCGAGTACGTGGTGGCGGCCATCCCGTTGGGCGGCTACGTGAAGATGCTCGACGAGCGTGAGGGCGACGTGCCGGTCGAGCAGCTGGACCAGGCCTTCAACCGCAAGCGCGTGGGGCAACGCATCGCCATCGTGGCCGCGGGCCCGGTGGCCAACTTTCTGTTGGCACTGTTTTTCTTCTGGGTGCTGGCGATGCTGGGCAGCCAGCAGGTACGCCCGGTCATCGGCAGCGTCGAGGCGGGCAGTATCGCGGCGCTGGCCGGGTTGCCAGCCAATGCTGAAATTGTATCCGTCGATGGCGAAGCCACCAGCGGTTGGTCCCAGGTGAACCTGCAACTGGTGCGCCGCCTGGGTGAAACCGGTTCGCTGCAGATTAATGTGCGCCCACAAGGCGCCTCGGCGGACGAGCCGCACACCCTGGCGCTGGACCACTGGCTGCAGGGCACCGACGAACCAGACCCTATCCGCTCCCTGGGCATTCGGCCATGGCGCCCGGCGCTGGAGCCGGTGCTGGCTGAACTCGATCCGAAGGGTCCGGCCCAGGCCGCTGGTCTGAAAACCGGCGACCGCCTGCTGGCGCTGGACGGCAAGGCGCTGGGTGATTGGCAGCAAGTGGTGGACCAGGTGCGCGAGCGCCCGGACGCCAAGGTGACCCTGCGCGTGCAGCGCGATGGCCAGTCATTGGAAGTGCCCGTTACCTTGGCTTCGCGGGGCGAAGGCAAGGACGCCGCGGGCTACCTGGGCGCCGGTGTGAAGGCGGTGCAATGGCCCGCCGAGATGACCCGCGAAGTCAGCTACGGCCCGGTCGCCGCCATTGGCGAGGGCGCCAGGCGTACCTGGACCATGAGCGTGCTGACCCTTGATTCGTTGAAGAAAATGCTGTTCGGCGAGCTCTCGGTAAAAAACTTGAGTGGACCGATAACCATTGCTAAAGTGGCGGGCGCTTCAGCCCAGTCGGGCGTTGGGGATTTCCTGAATTTCCTCGCCTATCTGAGCATTAGCCTTGGGGTTCTGAATTTGCTGCCCATCCCCGTGTTGGATGGGGGGCACTTGCTGTTCTACCTGATCGAATGGGTGCGTGGTCGCCCGGTGTCGGATCGGGTACAGGGTTGGGGGATCCAGATCGGTATCAGTTTGGTAGTCGGGGTGATGTTGCTTGCCCTGATCAACGATTTGGGTCGACTGTAA
- the pyrH gene encoding UMP kinase, which produces MAQQVSGRQPRYKRILLKLSGEALMGSEDFGIDPKVLDRMALEVGQLVGIGVQVGLVIGGGNLFRGAALSEAGMDRVTGDHMGMLATVMNALAMRDALERSNIPAIVMSAITMVGVTDHYDRRKADRLLKSGDVVIFAAGTGNPFFTTDSAACLRAIEIGADVVLKATKVDGVYTADPFKDPHAEKFDRLTYDEVLDRKLGVMDLTAICLCRDHNMPLRVFNMNKPGALLNIVVGGAEGTLIEEGEE; this is translated from the coding sequence ATGGCTCAGCAGGTGAGTGGTCGTCAACCTCGCTATAAACGCATTTTGCTCAAACTTAGCGGCGAGGCCCTGATGGGCTCGGAAGACTTCGGGATCGACCCGAAGGTGCTGGATCGCATGGCCCTGGAAGTTGGCCAACTGGTGGGTATCGGTGTTCAGGTAGGCCTGGTCATCGGCGGGGGCAACCTGTTCCGTGGTGCCGCCCTGAGCGAAGCCGGCATGGACCGCGTCACCGGCGACCACATGGGTATGCTGGCGACTGTAATGAACGCCCTGGCAATGCGTGACGCCCTGGAGCGTTCCAACATTCCTGCCATCGTCATGTCCGCCATCACCATGGTCGGCGTCACCGACCACTACGACCGCCGCAAGGCCGACCGCCTGCTCAAGTCCGGTGACGTGGTCATTTTCGCTGCCGGTACCGGCAACCCGTTCTTCACCACCGACTCCGCCGCATGCCTGCGCGCCATCGAAATCGGTGCAGACGTGGTGCTGAAGGCAACGAAGGTCGATGGTGTGTACACTGCCGATCCATTCAAGGATCCGCATGCTGAGAAATTTGACCGCCTGACGTACGATGAAGTGCTGGACCGCAAGCTGGGCGTGATGGACCTGACCGCCATCTGCCTGTGCCGTGACCACAACATGCCGTTGCGGGTGTTTAACATGAACAAGCCTGGCGCTCTGCTGAATATCGTAGTGGGCGGCGCTGAAGGAACTCTGATCGAGGAAGGCGAAGAATGA
- a CDS encoding phosphatidate cytidylyltransferase produces the protein MLKQRIMTALILLPIALCGFFLLDGGAFALFIGLVVTLGGWEWARLAGFEAQPARVAFAAVVAAALFFLYLSPALAPFVLAAALIWWGVATYLVLTFPGTSEHWASVACKLLIGLLILLPAWQGLVLIKAQGQGNWLILAVMVLVWAADIGAYFSGRAFGKRKLAPQVSPGKSWAGFYGGMAVSLVITLVVGQVRQWGFGETLLCLVGAAIVVALSVVGDLTESMFKRRAGIKDSSNLLPGHGGILDRIDSLTAAIPVFAVLLWAANWSAL, from the coding sequence ATGCTTAAACAACGCATCATGACAGCGCTGATCCTGTTGCCGATCGCCCTGTGCGGTTTCTTCCTGCTCGACGGAGGCGCGTTTGCCCTGTTCATCGGCCTGGTGGTGACCCTCGGTGGTTGGGAGTGGGCCCGTCTGGCCGGTTTCGAAGCCCAGCCTGCGCGCGTGGCCTTCGCCGCCGTGGTGGCGGCCGCCTTGTTCTTCCTGTACCTGTCGCCTGCCCTGGCACCTTTCGTGCTGGCGGCGGCGCTGATCTGGTGGGGGGTGGCCACCTACCTGGTGCTGACCTTCCCAGGTACCAGCGAGCATTGGGCCAGTGTGGCCTGCAAGCTGCTGATCGGCCTGCTCATTCTGCTGCCGGCCTGGCAGGGCCTGGTGCTGATCAAGGCGCAGGGCCAGGGTAACTGGCTGATCCTGGCGGTGATGGTGCTGGTGTGGGCTGCCGACATCGGTGCCTACTTCTCCGGCCGGGCCTTCGGCAAGCGCAAACTGGCCCCGCAGGTCAGCCCCGGCAAGAGCTGGGCGGGCTTCTATGGCGGCATGGCCGTGAGCCTGGTCATTACCCTGGTGGTGGGCCAGGTCCGCCAGTGGGGGTTTGGCGAAACCCTGCTGTGCCTGGTTGGCGCCGCCATCGTGGTGGCGCTGTCGGTGGTGGGTGACCTGACCGAAAGCATGTTCAAGCGCCGTGCTGGCATCAAGGACAGCAGCAACCTGCTGCCTGGCCATGGCGGTATCCTCGACCGTATCGACAGCCTCACCGCCGCCATCCCGGTGTTCGCGGTGCTGTTGTGGGCGGCCAACTGGAGCGCGCTGTGA
- the rpsB gene encoding 30S ribosomal protein S2, with the protein MSQVNMRDMLKAGVHFGHQTRYWNPKMGKYIFGARNKIHIINLEKTLPMFNDALTFVERLAQGKNKILFVGTKRSAGKIVAEEAARCGSPYVDHRWLGGMLTNFKTIRASIKRLRDLETQAEDGTFAKLTKKEALMRTRDLEKLDRSLGGIKDMGGLPDALFVIDVDHERIAITEANKLGIPVIGVVDTNSSPEGVDYIIPGNDDAIRAIQLYMGSMADAVIRGRNHVAGGTEEYVQDAPAAAVEG; encoded by the coding sequence ATGTCCCAAGTCAATATGCGCGATATGCTGAAGGCCGGTGTGCACTTCGGCCACCAGACCCGTTACTGGAACCCGAAAATGGGCAAGTACATTTTCGGCGCGCGCAACAAGATTCACATCATCAACCTGGAAAAAACCCTGCCAATGTTCAACGACGCTCTGACGTTCGTAGAGCGCCTGGCCCAGGGCAAGAACAAGATCCTGTTCGTCGGCACCAAGCGTTCGGCTGGCAAGATCGTTGCTGAAGAAGCAGCACGTTGCGGCTCGCCGTACGTCGACCACCGCTGGTTGGGCGGCATGCTGACCAACTTCAAAACCATCCGTGCTTCGATCAAGCGTCTGCGCGACCTGGAAACCCAGGCCGAAGATGGCACCTTCGCCAAGCTGACCAAGAAAGAAGCCCTGATGCGCACCCGTGATCTGGAAAAACTGGATCGCTCCCTGGGTGGTATCAAGGACATGGGCGGTCTGCCTGACGCACTGTTCGTCATCGACGTTGATCACGAGCGCATCGCGATCACCGAAGCCAACAAGCTGGGTATCCCGGTCATCGGCGTAGTCGATACCAACTCCAGCCCAGAAGGCGTCGACTACATCATCCCAGGTAACGATGACGCCATCCGCGCTATCCAGCTGTACATGGGTTCGATGGCTGACGCCGTTATCCGTGGCCGCAACCACGTTGCTGGCGGTACCGAAGAGTACGTCCAGGACGCACCTGCTGCAGCGGTAGAAGGCTGA
- the bamA gene encoding outer membrane protein assembly factor BamA, translating into MKRLLLTAVLAALMVTEVHAESFKISDIRVNGLQRVSAGSVFGALPLNVGDEADDRRLVDSTRALFKTGFFQDIQLGRDGNVLVISVVERPSVSSIEIEGNKAISTEDLMKGLKQSGLAEGEIFQRATLEGVRNELQRQYVAQGRYSATVDADVVPQPRNRVSLKIKINEGTVAAIQHINVVGNTVFSEEDLTDQFQLKTTNWLSFFKNDDKYAREKLSGDLERLRSYYLDRGYINMDITSTQVSITPDKKSVYITVNINEGQKYNVRDVKLSGDLKVPEDQVKALLLVQKGQVFSRKLMTTTSELITRRLGNDGYTFANVNGVPTPHDDDHTVDITFVVDPGKRAYVNRINYRGNTKTDDKVLRREMRQMEGGWASTYLIDQSKTRLERLGYFKEVNVETPAVPGVDDQVDVNYSVEEQASGSITASVGFAQSAGLILGGSISQSNFLGTGNKVSIGLTKSEYQTRYNFSYVDPYFTPDGVSLGYNAFYRKTDYSDLDVDISSYSVDSYGAGVTFGYPISETSRMTYGLTLQRDTISTGDYTVDEIFDFINREGDSFTNLKASVGWSDSTLNKGTLPTRGHSQSLTLETTTPGSDLSFYKIDYRGQLFAPLTDTYTLRLHSELGYGDGFGDTKGLPFYENYYAGGFNSVRGFKDSTLGPRSTPSTGKYPGTIADPDQDPEAFGGNVLITGGAEVLFPMPFVKDQRSLRTSLFLDMGSTFDTNCSSSSKYCESVDFSQMAASVGLGVTWVTALGPLSFSLATPIKKPDYSETQIFQFSLGQTF; encoded by the coding sequence ATGAAACGTCTGCTGCTTACTGCGGTTCTTGCCGCATTGATGGTCACCGAAGTTCACGCCGAGTCCTTCAAAATCTCTGATATTCGTGTCAACGGCTTGCAGCGGGTATCCGCGGGCAGCGTGTTTGGTGCCTTGCCATTGAACGTGGGCGACGAAGCGGATGATCGACGCCTGGTGGATTCCACTCGCGCGCTGTTCAAGACCGGTTTCTTTCAAGATATCCAGCTGGGCCGCGACGGCAACGTCCTGGTTATCAGTGTAGTCGAGCGCCCGTCGGTCTCCAGCATCGAGATCGAAGGCAACAAGGCCATCAGCACCGAAGACCTGATGAAGGGGCTCAAGCAGTCCGGCCTGGCCGAGGGCGAGATCTTCCAGCGCGCCACCCTCGAAGGTGTGCGCAACGAACTGCAGCGCCAGTACGTGGCCCAGGGCCGTTATTCGGCTACCGTGGACGCCGACGTGGTGCCGCAGCCGCGTAACCGCGTCAGCCTGAAGATCAAGATCAACGAAGGTACCGTCGCTGCCATCCAGCACATCAACGTGGTGGGCAACACGGTATTCTCCGAAGAAGACCTGACCGACCAGTTCCAGCTCAAGACCACCAACTGGCTGTCGTTCTTCAAGAACGACGACAAGTACGCCCGCGAGAAGCTGTCGGGTGACCTTGAGCGCCTGCGTTCCTACTATCTGGACCGCGGCTATATCAACATGGACATCACCTCTACCCAGGTGTCCATCACCCCGGACAAGAAAAGCGTCTACATCACGGTCAACATCAACGAAGGCCAGAAGTACAACGTTCGCGACGTCAAGCTGTCCGGCGACCTGAAGGTGCCGGAAGACCAGGTCAAGGCCCTGCTGCTGGTGCAGAAAGGCCAGGTGTTCTCGCGCAAGCTGATGACCACCACCTCGGAGCTGATCACTCGCCGCCTGGGTAACGACGGCTACACCTTCGCCAACGTCAACGGCGTGCCTACCCCCCATGACGATGACCACACCGTGGACATCACCTTCGTGGTCGACCCGGGCAAGCGCGCCTACGTGAACCGCATCAACTACCGCGGCAACACCAAGACCGATGACAAGGTATTGCGCCGTGAAATGCGCCAGATGGAAGGTGGCTGGGCGTCGACCTACCTGATCGACCAGTCCAAGACCCGCCTGGAGCGCCTGGGCTACTTCAAGGAAGTCAACGTCGAGACCCCGGCCGTTCCGGGCGTGGATGACCAGGTCGACGTGAACTACTCCGTGGAAGAGCAAGCCTCCGGTTCGATCACCGCCAGTGTCGGTTTCGCCCAGAGCGCCGGCCTGATCCTGGGTGGTTCGATCAGTCAGAGCAACTTCCTGGGTACCGGTAACAAGGTGTCCATCGGCCTGACCAAGTCCGAGTACCAGACCCGCTACAACTTCAGCTACGTCGACCCGTACTTCACGCCGGACGGTGTCAGCCTGGGTTACAACGCGTTCTACCGCAAGACCGACTACAGCGACCTCGACGTCGATATCTCCAGCTACTCGGTGGACAGCTACGGCGCTGGTGTGACGTTCGGCTACCCGATCAGCGAAACGTCGCGCATGACCTACGGCCTGACGTTGCAGCGCGACACCATCAGCACCGGTGACTACACCGTTGACGAGATTTTCGATTTCATCAACCGGGAAGGCGACAGCTTCACCAACCTGAAGGCCTCCGTGGGCTGGTCCGACTCGACCCTGAACAAGGGGACGCTGCCGACTCGCGGTCACTCGCAAAGCCTGACGTTGGAGACGACCACGCCTGGCAGCGACCTGTCGTTCTACAAGATCGACTACCGTGGCCAGTTGTTCGCCCCGCTGACCGATACCTACACACTGCGCCTTCACTCTGAACTGGGTTACGGCGACGGCTTTGGCGATACCAAGGGCCTGCCGTTCTACGAGAACTACTACGCGGGCGGTTTCAACTCGGTACGTGGCTTCAAGGACAGTACCCTGGGCCCGCGCAGCACGCCGAGCACGGGCAAGTACCCGGGTACCATCGCCGACCCTGACCAGGACCCGGAAGCCTTCGGTGGCAACGTCCTGATCACTGGCGGTGCCGAGGTCCTGTTCCCGATGCCGTTCGTGAAAGACCAGCGCTCCCTGCGGACCTCGCTGTTCCTGGACATGGGTAGCACCTTCGACACCAACTGCTCCTCGTCGTCCAAGTACTGCGAAAGCGTCGACTTCTCGCAAATGGCCGCCTCCGTCGGTCTGGGCGTGACCTGGGTCACCGCGCTGGGTCCTCTGAGCTTCAGCCTGGCGACGCCGATCAAGAAGCCGGACTATTCCGAAACCCAGATCTTCCAATTCTCCCTGGGCCAGACCTTCTGA